GTGCCTTATTGTGTAGTTGTGCTAGAATTGTAGCTTGCTCCTTAAAGCCAATTGGGGTACTATTAGTTTGTTCAAGTGCTCTGACTGAAGGTAGAAAACCCAAATCCATCACGttcaaaaatccaaattttcttCCTTCATTCTTATAAATTTCCTGACACATCAATTTTGTAATCATAAGCTATAagatcaaacatttaaaaaaaaacaatcaatccAAGACTTAAAAATATCGAACTGAATCGATCGCTtcactttgatttatttttcaatctattttttaaatttgcttTGGTTCAATTTGAACGGACTGCGCATAGTAATCATTATAAATAGACAACATGTTTTTGTCTACCCATAACTATGGACCGTTTGtcaaatgtaaaaaaatttaaaaattttatcagcttaatttattgtttttttctatttttgccaaatatatcCACATCTTATTTAGAGATTGGCGTATCACAATATTATACGTCCACGTGTACAAAACTGATCTTGTTTGGCATCTATAATATCATGCCATATCAAATACAAACCAAACATGTATATATTTGACAATGCTCGAAAAGCTGATAGATcaaattgacaaatttaaaatcataatttatttgGCAAACGAAGGCATAATTGTGGATATAATAACAATATTTTGGCTTATGAGTATGTAGTTACTTACTTTGACTACAGAAGTGAGGTTGCCAATCACAATCCCAACAAACTGTTTATTGTTGTAGTCCTCATCAAGTATTTTAGGTGCTCCATAGTCATTGAGGCCAATGTTGAATAAATAAATGGCCtttgataataatttttctCTCTCTGTGTTGCCTATTTTCTTCCTTAGTTTCTTCTTTACATTCTTGAAATACCCAAGCTGAGTTTTTAGATCAATAACCTATCATATAAGAAAAATCCACAGTAAAACACTCGTTTGATGTacttataaaaagttaaaacaataatttaaaaaagttcagatattaaaataatttatttataaaagttgagacttttttaatttagtttttcttttaaaagatgaaaaaaatgattctgaataaataaataaatgaaaataaggCCTATTAAAGAATGACCTACCAATCCTTGATAGGTTTGAACAAGAGCACCGGCTCCACCTGATGCAAAATTAACTCCATATCTATACTCTTCATTTTCATGTTGAAGATAAGGAAGAATCAACGGTAGTTTTAAATACTCAGCTGCATGTATAAATTTTTGcataatttattcaatttaggacaaatagaaaaagtaaaaataaataaccgTAGGATTATAAATATGATGTCATATTCTTACCGATAAAATCTGGAATAATTCGACCGTTAGAGAATCTCCCGGTAGGATGTTTAAAGAATGATTCACCATAGGGGGGAAAATTGGCCTTGCCGGCTGCAATTTTGAGGTAATTATTGTTTCCGGCATCAAAGTAAGAATCCCCGAAAAGGAATAAAGGAGTAACATCGTTCTCTTTTATGGTAGTTGAATTACTTATAAGCAAACatgaaaagaaaatcaaaagagaaaataaacaaGACATTATGTGAGTTAATAGATTGCTTctgcttttatttttaatgctaTATATAGGCTACTCTTTTACAGTATTCTTCAACATTTTTCTTTGGTTACATTAATTATTTGTGAATTAGTTGGAGTTTTTAAATCTATATCTTTGAATTTTATGTTATTCAGTggaaaatttcaaattgaaatgacaaaaaaaaaaaactaagataGCCATCCAGTGGAAAATTCAAAGTGTGCAAATAATTCCTCAATATTCAATGTAGAAATTCCAAATGCTTGAGCTTCACGTATAttcttaaatataatatttgctttaTTTAGAAACtttatttagaaattttatgaaattgatAACGTTTAATctatatgaataataaaattaattaatca
This window of the Mercurialis annua linkage group LG5, ddMerAnnu1.2, whole genome shotgun sequence genome carries:
- the LOC126680966 gene encoding GDSL esterase/lipase 5-like; its protein translation is MSCLFSLLIFFSCLLISNSTTIKENDVTPLFLFGDSYFDAGNNNYLKIAAGKANFPPYGESFFKHPTGRFSNGRIIPDFIAEYLKLPLILPYLQHENEEYRYGVNFASGGAGALVQTYQGLVIDLKTQLGYFKNVKKKLRKKIGNTEREKLLSKAIYLFNIGLNDYGAPKILDEDYNNKQFVGIVIGNLTSVVKEIYKNEGRKFGFLNVMDLGFLPSVRALEQTNSTPIGFKEQATILAQLHNKALPKVLKGLKKELGEFKYFIFDLYTTASERINNPFKYGFKETKAACCGSGPFRGIGQCGLVKEYELCENPNEYLFFDGSHPTENFSNQIAKLMWSGNSKVISPCNLETLLQA